A window of Carassius carassius chromosome 48, fCarCar2.1, whole genome shotgun sequence genomic DNA:
TGAACAGCCGTACAATCTCCTCTTTAGAATCAGATGAGTGTATGATGAAGCAGCTGAACTCTCCTTCATCAGTGCGAGTAAGATTGATGAGTTTGATGGAGAAGTTTCTTCTCTCATACTCTTCTGGGAAGGTTTCAGCTCTGTTCTTGTACTGTGGGTTCTGTCCTGCTACTGAATCTTTACCACTAATTATATCATAAACAGTCTCACTGTCTTTGTCTCTCCAAAGCACATTAATATCTTGAAGTTTAAGATCATGTTCATCTGAAGAACACGGCAGGACAACAGAACCACCGATAAACCCCTCGACTGGGACCTGCAGAGACACTGAAATCACAAACACTTTAATTGTAAAcactctgatatatatatatatatatatatatatatatatatatatatatatatatatgtagtttcTTTTGTGCTCACCTTTGTTTATCAGCACTAAAAATGCACAGATGAAGCAGTATctgcaaaaagaaaataaaaaataataataattaaagttcCTTTAACTTCGTCAATCTCAACCATTAGAATCAGTTTAATCTCATTGTTTGAGACGAGCAGAACTGATCAGCAGTGATCACAACAGTTAGAAATGCTTTCTAACTTGTGATGAAGTCAACACATTTACAACACTAAAAGCATTATGGGAAGTGACTGCTGATTATAATGCACATTAGCTTAGAACAATAATGTTTACGTTTTATacaatttaataacaatataaaatttgCCTGCTGGTTTACATTCGAAACTAACTGATTTGAATTACAAATGAGATGAATTCCAAGATCATGTGTGCTTCCTTCATGTGCTATCTGAAACTTCCTACTTCCTACTTTACATTtacgcatttagcagatgcttttatccaaagtgacttacagtgcattcaggctaacatttttttacctaatgtgctccctgggaatgaagcccacaaccttgcgctgctatcGCAATGCGATACCAATTGAGCTTCAGGAACACTTAGATTAGGTTCAACTGTCTCCGAAAGCCCGATATGAACATTCTGTCAACTCAAGGGTTGATCCAGAAATGTGTGATTAACTCTAGAACGGGTGCAGCTGAAAGTGTGAGAAACAGCAAACAGTCAATCACACAGAACATGGAGCTCATCGGTTTGATTCACTTCTCATGAGTCGGTGCAATTCACTGCTCTGTTGAAGATTAAGAGATGTCAtcgttattaaaaatatgtatttaaatgcatttacagggcataaataaacactgCTGCTGCAGCATAATTTTGAGAAGGCAAACTGTTTTAATTTGGAGCAATAGATAAGGGGGAGTGGCTTATTGTGTTAGACTCATGTCACTTTGTTCAGTTTATTGGTCCAGTTTACAATCTCTAACCCAGAATAAAAGCTGCTCAATAGCAGTGTAGTGTAACCATGGCGACAGAACCTGCTCAAAACCAACCCACCTTCTTGATCCTGACAACTCAGAGTTTGCTCAAATTAAACACGAACTTACCTGAAAAACCAAAACAGGCCCCAAATCACATTCAGTGTGGACAAACTGTTTGTCATTTAATGACCCTTTTAACCATTTTTAGACAAGTTATTTTACTGAAAAAATacttattcaatattttattttgatgttgatgttcactcaaaaataaaa
This region includes:
- the LOC132131522 gene encoding CD276 antigen homolog gives rise to the protein MIIGYCFICAFLVLINKVSLQVPVEGFIGGSVVLPCSSDEHDLKLQDINVLWRDKDSETVYDIISGKDSVAGQNPQYKNRAETFPEEYERRNFSIKLINLTRTDEGEFSCFIIHSSDSKEEIVRLFINDSTAVPNKESPKQENHEPGTISIVICVCIIILLISMIIAVFKIRRKRTPPYREAPVVN